A part of Aspergillus flavus chromosome 1, complete sequence genomic DNA contains:
- a CDS encoding putative acetyltransferase — protein MTAVTSASMINDHESEGSRTDHSPSRFTAVNGKDSLISATPTSVPAVPGSATDEDSREPSEHCGRNGYDDTTHRHEERMRENGNIKNDQEDRRSQRSSSQCAVSVTGRSKRKRSGSGEHEDDAHTTHRAPKSPASHLDDATNQHVHPCTSNGSTTSQADQDFKNTSPSVYARPEGSEDSRTSANTTWHEYDAQLVSQAQRAQQIDASDAQLAEALQREAQGHDVTQKNWTTVSRSIEGTTQNEQSSSSLAGFSQERPQTAVQVAPKRKRVFSNRTKTGCMTCRRRKKKCDEQHPACNNCIRGGFLCEGYSSRSTWQKPSSGKTPVPLQSKEGYADVGSQYVHDISQQHDRQQSLAEQLEGGKVRSIIVEDNDRTTTHLNNSSPTGVGSGRGSWSKRSWPNTGHTTYITDHIAKSDYRDVPSIHELPRESHSKTDYQIVPPIRELSHGTAHGKPGVSLFQGGIDQRPTLATNVDTSSPQAQARMALSIEHQLSARTIPGEETEKDKMIRGELYRPFDVHLVEERERCKAALWRFNSACNPVSGLSNKEQNRLLKEILVPPTSAVGSPSGVTSPRPTGSIGQGAVVEAPFQCHYGYNVHIGEDVMISESCLFVDDCPITIGAHTWIGPRVTILSSMAHANMQERKGSQSRHQGRPVTIEEDCYVGAGCTIYPGVRLRRGAYVAPGEVVKSDIVAYGFQGLKPSYM, from the exons GAGCACTGTGGAAGAAACGGTTACGATGATACAACACATCGGCATGAGGAACGAATGCGGGAGAATGGAAACATCAAGAAcgaccaagaagatcgacGGTCACAACGATCGTCCTCGCAATGTGCTGTGTCTGTTACTGGCAGAAGCAAACGAAAGAGGTCGGGATCTGGTGAACATGAAGACGATGCTCATACCACTCACAGGGCTCCGAAAAGCCCAGCCTCTCACCTAGATGACGCCACAAATCAACATGTGCACCCATGTACATCCAACGGAAGCACGACATCCCAGGCTGACCAGGATTTCAAGAACACGTCCCCCTCGGTGTACGCAAGGCCAGAGGGGAGTGAGGATTCGCGAACCTCAGCAAATACTACCTGGCATGAGTATGACGCCCAATTGGTCAGCCAAGCACAACGTGCGCAACAGATTGATGCATCAGATGCTCAATTGGCAGAGGCACTCCAACGTGAGGCTCAGGGGCATGATGTAACTCAGAAGAATTGGACTACGGTCAGTCGCTCAATAGAAGGTACCACACAGAATGAGcagtcttcatcatcgttggCTGGGTTTTCCCAGGAGCGGCCGCAAACTGCTGTACAAGTTGCGCCAAAGAGAAAGCGCGTTTTCAGCAACAGGACTAAAACTGGGTGTATGACgtgccgaagaagaaagaaaaaatgtgACGAGCAACACCCTGCAT GTAATAATTGCATCAGAGGTGGTTTTCTCTGTGAGGGCTACTCCTCGCGGAGTACGTGGCAGAAGCCGTCAAGTGGGAAAACACCAGTTCCGTTACAATCAAAGGAGGGCTATGCAGACGTCGGCAGTCAATACGTACATGACATCAGCCAACAACATGATCGACAACAAAGTTTGGCTGAACAACTCGAGGGAGGAAAGGTGCGGTCGATTATTGTAGAGGACAACGACCGTACCACTACACACTTAAACAACTCAAGCCCAACAGGCGTTGGTTCGGGCCGTGGATCGTGGTCCAAACGGTCCTGGCCGAATACAGGCCACACTACTTATATCACTGATCATATCGCAAAGTCTGATTACCGAGATGTACCATCCATCCATGAGCTACCACGCGAGAGTCACTCCAAGACAGATTATCAGATTGTGCCACCGATTCGGGAGCTGTCACACGGTACCGCCCATGGGAAACCGGGGGTCTCGCTTTTTCAAGGCGGAATTGACCAGCGGCCAACTCTTGCGACTAATGTGGACACTAGCAGTCCCCAAGCCCAGGCGCGAATGGCCCTGAGCATTGAACATCAGTTGTCTGCGCGCACCATCCCCGGTGAGGAgacagaaaaagataaaatgaTACGTGGTGAACTTTACCGGCCCTTCGATGTTCATCttgtggaagagagagagcgcTGTAAGGCCGCGCTGTGGCGGTTCAACAGTGCCTGCAATCCCGTTTCTGGACTAAGcaataaagaacaaaaccGCCTTTTGAAAGAAATTTTAGTACCACCTACTTCAGCAGTGGGTTCACCCTCGGGTGTCACTTCCCCTCGCCCAACGGGTTCCATCGGGCAAGGTGCGGTTGTTGAAGCGCCCTTCCAGTGCCATTACGGATATAACGTTCATATTGGCGAGGACGTGATGATATCTGAGAGTTGTTTATTTGTGGATGATTGTCCTATCACTATTGGTGCCCACACGTGGATTGGCCCCAGGGTGACTATTCTCAGTTCAATGGCCCATGCAAATATGCAGGAGCGTAAAGGGTCTCAAAGCCGTCATCAGGGACGACCCGTGAcgattgaagaagattgcTACGTCGGCGCTGGCTGCACAATTTACCCTGGTGTTCGCCTTCGACGTGGAGCTTATGTGGCACCGGGTGAAGTTGTCAAATCCGATATCGTAGCTTATGGGTTTCAGGGTCTTAAACCTAGCTACATGTGA
- a CDS encoding delta-aminolevulinic acid dehydratase (porphobilinogen synthase), with amino-acid sequence MSFSNLVSDLAFRDSHDDRSSQISQVQSQATARSYTSTAATSVSISGDISSQLHSGYSHPLSRSWQAERQLTKEMLIYPLFITDNPDEETPIPSLPGQYRRGLNRLVPFIKPLAHKGLRSVILFGVPLHPSAKDALGTAADDPSGPVIQAIRLLRSRFPQLYIVTDVCLCEYTSHGHCGILREDGTLDNTQSVDRISDVALAYAAAGAHCVAPSDMNDGRVRAIKLKLIEAGMAHRVLLMSYSAKFSGCLYGPFRDAAGSCPSFGDRRCYQLPPGGRGLARRAIQRDIGEGADIIMVKPASSYLDIIRDAKEIAKDIPIAAYQVSGEYAMIHAGAKAGVFDLKSMAFESTEGIIRAGAGIIVSYFVPDFLDWLSK; translated from the exons ATGTCCTTTTCTAATCTCGTCTCTGACCTCGCCTTCAGAGATTCTCATGATGACCGAAGTTCTCAGATATCTCAGGTACAATCGCAAGCCACTGCACGATCGTATACAAGCACAGCTGCCACAAGCGTCAGCATATCTGGCGACATCTCAAGCCAGCTTCATTCCGGTTACAGCCATCCACTGAGCCGATCATGGCAGGCTGAAAGACAGTTGACTAAA GAAATGCTTATTTATCCTCTCTTCATCACCGATAATCCCGATGAGGAGACTCCTATCCCGTCTCTCCCTGGACAGTATCGTCGAGGATTAAACCGTCTAGTTCCTTTCATCAAACCACTTGCCCACAAGGGGCTACGCTCAGTCATCCTGTTTGGCGTCCCACTACACCCCTCTGCGAAGGATGCACTAGGTACCGCTGCAGACGATCCATCTGGACCGGTAATTCAAGCTATTCGCTTGCTTAGGTCGCGGTTTCCTCAACTTTATATCGTGACAGATGTGTGCCTTTGCGAGTATACTTCGCATGGCCACTGTGGGATACTGCGAGAAGATGGGACTCTTGATAATACACAGTCTGTGGATCGGATTTCGGATGTTGCTCTGGCTTATGCTGCCGCCGGAGCCCATTGTGTCGCTCCGTCTGATATGAATGATGGGCGAGTGCGTGCTATAAAACTGAAGCTTATTGAAGCCGGGATGGCCCACCGTGTCCTATTGATGTCCTACAGCGCCAAATTTAGCGGTTGTTTGTACGGCCCTTTCCGTGATGCAGCGGGGTCCTGCCCATCATTCGGGGATCGCAGATGCTACCAGTTACCACCCGGAGGCCGTGGACTTGCTCGGCGCGCTATACAGAGAGATATAGGCGAAGGGGCAGACATCATAATGGTAAAGCCGGCGAGCAGCTACCTGGACATTATCAGAGACGCAAAAGAAATTGCCAAAGACATTCCCATTGCTGCTTACCAGGTCAGCGGTGAGTATGCTATGATACATGCTGGTGCCAAGGCGGGCGTATTTGACTTGAAATCCATGGCCTTTGAAAGTACTGAAGGGATTATAAGGGCTGGTGCTGGGATTATAGTAAGCTATTTCGTGCCTGATTTTCTAGATTGGCTTTCGAAATGA